In Pseudothermotoga hypogea DSM 11164 = NBRC 106472, the following are encoded in one genomic region:
- a CDS encoding glycoside hydrolase family protein: MKTVLICLILCSHIFAMNLVKFDHLEKLSERFNLKNSLVKGYWVYAERFNSDYKPVGAINEGDFCVDDVARAVLVYTEAYRLTKNHEYLNRAKDASSFLIQMQAEDGEFYNFAYRDGTINMYGPTSYKSTSWWALRAFWALAALAVETGDEQIVEAARRSHQAISRKPPIFADQLSVYILGLCEYNKIRNVTDEIKESVELLLQFLIVENDPIFGRFFSTQKGEFRWNGWGNRYAEALIESYKVLGEENLLNIATESIELQIPLFSSSGFIYNVGRYVKLTPELSYAVEPLVVAAAKAYELTKDENMAFLSALTAAWYFGANRLNERMYGPNGEGYDGLEYVHVNRNAGAESTICAIRSMIYLSSLPIFFQKLATSMESFAQKGMLVLEAETADPGISPISFVTGDYGANVACRFESRTHLRWTDVPEGKYYVYVSGEFAKNRCTISSGPKSISTTLDGNGVFYAGQIEAVSNLRLSLEGSGVVDQLILIPVVFGVSFELENQAWTVAYSVEESKKLKIVPERYFHRQAAKKEQVFNVHLEKIDRFLLVRLEEVFNNDGIATPEMPGNFDNLGGAVGAYLPVEELSEGVKVINGISFLLKPIGLDNFRVSDQKLILPEAVKVKSVHLLAASNHGDYELTLMCDGDKFSVLVSDWCRGQKDLVLDFRYTASGQKEFIKCGLKVHSFELNKSIKEMLVSGNINTHIFAITLELENE; encoded by the coding sequence ATGAAAACAGTTTTGATCTGCCTGATTTTATGTTCCCACATCTTTGCTATGAACCTTGTGAAGTTCGACCATCTCGAAAAACTCTCCGAACGGTTCAACTTGAAAAACTCCCTGGTCAAGGGTTACTGGGTCTACGCTGAAAGGTTCAACAGCGATTACAAACCAGTCGGGGCGATCAACGAGGGAGATTTCTGCGTGGACGACGTTGCCAGAGCCGTGCTGGTCTACACCGAAGCCTACCGGTTGACGAAGAATCATGAGTATTTGAACCGGGCAAAAGACGCCTCGAGTTTCTTGATTCAGATGCAGGCCGAAGACGGTGAATTTTACAACTTCGCCTACAGAGACGGAACGATCAACATGTACGGTCCAACGAGTTACAAGTCAACCTCCTGGTGGGCTCTGAGGGCATTCTGGGCTTTGGCTGCGCTTGCCGTTGAGACTGGAGACGAACAGATCGTCGAAGCCGCCCGGAGGTCCCACCAGGCCATATCGAGAAAGCCTCCGATCTTTGCCGATCAACTTTCGGTTTACATTCTCGGTTTGTGCGAGTACAACAAAATCAGGAACGTCACGGATGAGATTAAAGAATCTGTGGAATTGTTGTTGCAATTCCTCATCGTTGAAAATGATCCCATCTTCGGCAGATTCTTCAGCACTCAAAAAGGAGAGTTTCGCTGGAACGGCTGGGGAAACCGCTACGCCGAAGCGTTGATCGAATCGTACAAAGTACTGGGGGAGGAAAACCTACTGAACATCGCAACTGAATCAATTGAGCTGCAAATACCTTTGTTCTCCTCAAGTGGTTTCATTTACAACGTGGGTAGATATGTGAAACTCACACCGGAGTTATCGTATGCCGTCGAGCCTTTGGTCGTCGCAGCTGCCAAAGCGTACGAACTAACGAAGGACGAAAACATGGCTTTTCTCTCGGCTCTGACCGCGGCCTGGTACTTCGGCGCGAATAGACTGAACGAAAGAATGTACGGGCCCAACGGGGAAGGTTACGATGGACTCGAGTACGTGCACGTCAACAGAAATGCTGGTGCGGAATCGACGATCTGTGCCATCAGAAGCATGATCTATCTGAGCTCTTTACCAATTTTCTTTCAAAAGCTTGCCACGTCGATGGAAAGCTTCGCCCAGAAAGGAATGCTTGTACTGGAAGCGGAAACAGCAGACCCAGGCATTTCACCAATATCATTCGTCACGGGTGATTATGGAGCGAACGTTGCTTGCAGGTTCGAATCGAGAACGCATTTGAGATGGACTGATGTTCCTGAGGGGAAGTATTATGTCTACGTATCGGGGGAGTTTGCCAAAAACCGTTGCACAATTTCGAGTGGCCCCAAATCTATTTCCACAACGTTGGATGGAAATGGGGTCTTCTACGCTGGACAGATCGAAGCCGTTTCGAATTTGAGGCTCAGTCTTGAAGGCTCTGGTGTCGTTGATCAGCTCATTTTGATTCCGGTAGTCTTCGGTGTGTCCTTTGAACTTGAAAATCAAGCCTGGACCGTGGCTTACTCAGTTGAGGAATCGAAAAAACTCAAGATTGTGCCAGAAAGATATTTTCATCGCCAAGCAGCGAAAAAGGAACAAGTTTTCAACGTTCATTTGGAAAAGATCGATCGCTTTCTGCTCGTACGGCTCGAAGAAGTTTTCAACAACGACGGGATAGCCACTCCCGAAATGCCTGGTAATTTCGACAACCTTGGTGGAGCTGTTGGAGCTTACTTACCTGTGGAAGAACTCAGTGAAGGTGTGAAAGTCATCAACGGCATATCATTTTTACTCAAACCGATCGGCTTGGACAACTTTCGTGTGTCAGACCAAAAACTCATACTGCCAGAGGCTGTGAAAGTGAAAAGTGTGCATTTGCTGGCTGCTTCAAACCACGGAGATTATGAGCTCACACTTATGTGTGATGGAGACAAATTTTCTGTTCTGGTTTCCGATTGGTGCAGGGGACAGAAGGATTTGGTGCTCGAC